One Saccharopolyspora erythraea NRRL 2338 genomic region harbors:
- a CDS encoding YceI family protein: MLNMDNGHGAVTATVRAGDGWPVPGAALTVIDPAGAQVARVLGDDDGSAVAAGLPAGTYTTIITALGYEPVARTTMVHEGRAAALGVVELRQAGGFDLPAPGRWRIDPVHSSIRASARHLGISSIHGRFTDFTGDVHVGNPIETSVVEVVIDARSIDTANEQRDEHLRGADFLDVERYPEIAFRSTALRPRGGDAWDLDGVLMLCGVSRQVRLDTRFAGVGPDPWGGTRASASASVQLRREDFAMNFNQALRTGIAAIGTTLRVDIDIQAVRQG; encoded by the coding sequence ATGCTGAACATGGACAACGGCCACGGCGCGGTGACCGCCACCGTGCGCGCCGGCGACGGCTGGCCGGTGCCCGGCGCCGCGCTGACTGTCATCGACCCGGCGGGCGCGCAGGTCGCCAGGGTTCTGGGCGACGACGACGGCTCGGCGGTCGCCGCCGGGCTGCCCGCGGGCACCTACACCACGATCATCACCGCGCTCGGCTACGAGCCGGTGGCGCGGACGACGATGGTGCACGAGGGCCGGGCGGCGGCGCTCGGAGTGGTCGAGCTGCGGCAGGCCGGTGGGTTCGACCTGCCCGCGCCGGGGCGGTGGCGGATCGACCCGGTGCACTCGTCGATCCGGGCCAGCGCGCGGCATCTGGGGATCAGCAGCATCCACGGCCGCTTCACCGACTTCACCGGTGACGTCCACGTCGGCAACCCGATCGAGACGTCGGTCGTGGAGGTCGTGATCGACGCCAGGAGCATCGACACGGCCAACGAGCAGCGCGACGAGCACCTGCGCGGCGCGGACTTCCTCGACGTCGAGCGCTACCCGGAGATCGCGTTCCGCTCGACCGCGCTGCGCCCCCGCGGCGGCGACGCCTGGGACCTCGACGGCGTCCTGATGCTGTGCGGGGTGAGCAGGCAGGTGCGGCTGGACACCCGCTTCGCAGGCGTGGGGCCGGACCCGTGGGGCGGTACTCGGGCTTCGGCTTCGGCGTCGGTGCAGCTGCGCCGGGAGGACTTCGCGATGAACTTCAACCAGGCGCTGCGCACGGGCATCGCCGCCATCGGCACCACGTTGCGCGTCGACATCGACATCCAGGCGGTCCGGCAGGGCTGA
- a CDS encoding pyridoxamine 5'-phosphate oxidase family protein, whose protein sequence is MFPQLTPSGTADDDLLELELADPPSARPSQPQPSPARADSPNRSDDPNDPFTEGHQGAALPGSAGEHLLQCAYGTAKRARRFYDDQVLDHLNPQMKEFISRMEMAFVATSDSRGECDSSLRAGPPGFIEVLDDRHIAYPEYRGNGVLASLGNISENPHIGILMCDFVSDLIGLHVNGRARIVEDPDLRAIHPALPAEFDRGRTPERWVVVQVEESYVHCRKHIPRMAPVVRQRSWGTDDIKRKGGDYFEAKGTPRPWHRVDAEVGAG, encoded by the coding sequence GTGTTCCCGCAGCTCACCCCGAGCGGCACCGCCGACGACGACCTGCTGGAGCTGGAGCTCGCCGACCCTCCGTCCGCGCGGCCGTCCCAGCCGCAACCGTCGCCCGCGAGGGCGGACTCCCCGAACCGCTCCGACGACCCGAACGACCCCTTCACGGAGGGTCACCAGGGCGCCGCGCTGCCCGGGTCGGCGGGTGAGCACCTGCTGCAGTGCGCATACGGCACCGCCAAGCGCGCCCGGCGCTTCTACGACGACCAGGTCCTCGACCACCTGAACCCGCAGATGAAGGAGTTCATCTCCCGGATGGAGATGGCCTTCGTGGCCACCTCCGACTCGCGTGGCGAGTGCGACTCCAGCCTGCGCGCCGGTCCCCCGGGCTTCATCGAGGTGCTCGACGACCGGCACATCGCCTACCCCGAGTACCGGGGCAACGGCGTGCTGGCCAGCCTCGGCAACATCAGTGAGAATCCGCACATCGGGATCCTGATGTGCGACTTCGTGTCCGACCTGATCGGTCTGCACGTCAACGGCAGGGCACGCATCGTCGAGGACCCGGACCTGAGGGCCATCCACCCGGCCCTGCCCGCGGAGTTCGACCGCGGCCGCACGCCCGAGCGGTGGGTGGTCGTGCAGGTCGAGGAGTCCTACGTGCACTGCCGCAAGCACATCCCGCGGATGGCTCCGGTCGTGCGGCAACGCAGCTGGGGCACCGACGACATCAAGCGCAAGGGCGGCGACTACTTCGAGGCGAAGGGCACGCCGCGGCCGTGGCACCGCGTCGACGCCGAGGTCGGCGCGGGCTAG
- a CDS encoding FAD-binding oxidoreductase — translation MVRLIRESWAEVEPQADDVARFFYGMLFSLSPATRDLFAVNMEVQRSRLLRALVHVIQMVDRPDDLLPFLHQLGRDHRKFGVVSAHYEAVGTALLASIKKHAGPAWTESVERAWAEAYTVMASAMTEAAAADEGPAWYNGEIVHHERLSWDVAIVRVQPDHPVPYQPGQYVSVEVPQRPRLWRYLTPANAPREDGTMEFHIKSVEGGWVSRALVGHARPGDTWRIGSPMGRLSVDRERDRDVLMIAGGTGLTPMRAIIDDLAQYGDNPRVQLFYGGRNRDDLYDLEGLQRVAMSNPWLTVTPVLENDPGATGAEHGTLADVVTRYGAWSERDVLVSGSPAMIRATVSRMLVAGTPLDHIQYDPFTLD, via the coding sequence ATGGTCCGCCTGATCCGCGAGAGCTGGGCCGAAGTGGAGCCGCAGGCCGATGACGTGGCCAGGTTCTTCTACGGCATGCTCTTCAGCCTCTCCCCGGCAACCCGCGACCTGTTCGCGGTGAACATGGAGGTGCAGCGCAGCCGGTTGCTGCGGGCGCTCGTCCACGTGATCCAGATGGTGGACCGCCCCGACGACCTGCTGCCGTTCCTGCACCAGCTCGGCCGGGACCACCGCAAGTTCGGCGTGGTCTCCGCGCACTACGAGGCGGTGGGGACCGCGCTGCTGGCCTCGATCAAGAAGCACGCGGGCCCGGCGTGGACCGAGAGCGTCGAGCGCGCCTGGGCCGAGGCCTACACCGTGATGGCCTCGGCGATGACCGAAGCGGCGGCCGCCGACGAGGGCCCCGCCTGGTACAACGGCGAGATCGTGCACCACGAGCGGCTGAGCTGGGACGTCGCGATCGTGCGCGTGCAACCCGACCACCCGGTGCCATACCAGCCCGGGCAGTACGTCAGCGTCGAGGTTCCGCAGCGCCCGCGGCTGTGGCGCTACCTCACACCGGCCAACGCGCCGCGCGAGGACGGCACCATGGAGTTCCACATCAAGTCCGTGGAGGGCGGCTGGGTCAGCCGCGCGCTGGTCGGCCACGCCCGGCCGGGCGACACCTGGCGCATCGGTTCCCCGATGGGGCGGCTCAGCGTGGACCGCGAGCGCGACCGGGACGTGCTGATGATCGCCGGAGGCACCGGCCTGACGCCGATGCGCGCGATCATCGACGACCTCGCCCAGTACGGCGACAACCCGCGCGTGCAGCTCTTCTACGGCGGACGCAACCGCGATGACCTCTACGACCTCGAGGGCCTGCAGCGCGTCGCGATGAGCAACCCGTGGCTGACGGTGACGCCAGTGCTGGAGAACGACCCGGGCGCCACCGGCGCCGAGCACGGCACGCTCGCCGACGTCGTGACCCGCTACGGCGCGTGGTCCGAACGCGACGTGCTGGTCAGCGGCTCACCGGCGATGATCCGCGCGACCGTGTCGCGGATGCTGGTCGCGGGCACGCCGCTCGACCACATCCAGTACGACCCGTTCACGCTGGACTGA
- a CDS encoding heat shock protein transcriptional repressor HspR codes for MTTGRSRTKLSMTVGFPPGANEDTPVFVISVAAELSGLHAQTLRSYDRLGLVSPGRTAAGGRRYSARDIALLREVQRLSQEEGVNLAGIKRIIELENEVDALREKVQELMTEVAAAHAAAEQAAAQVHASYRRDLVPVRQETALVVWKPDRKR; via the coding sequence ATGACCACCGGTCGGAGTCGCACGAAGCTGAGCATGACGGTCGGGTTCCCGCCAGGTGCCAACGAGGACACGCCGGTCTTCGTGATCTCGGTGGCCGCCGAGCTGTCCGGGCTGCACGCCCAGACGCTGCGCAGCTACGACCGGCTCGGCCTGGTCTCTCCCGGACGGACCGCGGCGGGCGGGCGCCGGTACTCGGCGCGTGACATCGCCCTGCTGCGCGAGGTCCAGCGGCTCTCCCAGGAGGAGGGCGTCAACCTCGCGGGCATCAAACGCATCATCGAACTGGAGAACGAGGTCGACGCGCTGCGCGAGAAGGTGCAGGAGCTGATGACCGAGGTCGCCGCGGCGCACGCCGCCGCGGAGCAGGCGGCGGCGCAGGTGCACGCCTCGTACCGCCGCGACCTCGTTCCGGTTCGCCAGGAAACCGCGCTGGTCGTCTGGAAACCCGACCGCAAGCGCTGA
- a CDS encoding MarR family winged helix-turn-helix transcriptional regulator, translating into MIEQEEAGAAGSAGGVRDEGIDRRTAAESIERELVMMFRRARNVSSMVAEQVHPDLDPASYSLLLMVDEHGPLRGMDVADRTRLDKSTVSRQIATLVELDLLERVPDPDDGRARRIQLSELGRARLEQVRNQRRKHLHGQFASWTTQDLKDMARLLNKLNGMM; encoded by the coding sequence GTGATCGAGCAGGAAGAGGCCGGTGCTGCCGGCTCCGCCGGTGGCGTGCGGGACGAGGGCATCGACCGCCGCACGGCGGCCGAGTCCATCGAACGCGAGCTCGTGATGATGTTCCGCCGGGCGCGCAACGTGTCGAGCATGGTCGCCGAGCAGGTGCACCCGGACCTCGACCCGGCCTCCTACAGCCTGCTGCTGATGGTCGACGAGCACGGGCCGCTGCGGGGCATGGACGTCGCCGACCGCACGCGGCTGGACAAGTCCACGGTGAGCAGGCAGATCGCGACGCTGGTGGAGCTGGACCTGCTGGAGCGGGTGCCCGACCCCGACGACGGCCGGGCCCGGCGCATCCAGCTCTCCGAGCTGGGGCGCGCCCGCCTGGAGCAGGTCCGCAACCAGCGGCGCAAGCACCTGCACGGCCAGTTCGCGAGCTGGACCACGCAGGACCTCAAGGACATGGCCCGGCTGCTGAACAAGCTGAACGGCATGATGTGA
- a CDS encoding MarR family winged helix-turn-helix transcriptional regulator: MGPTPELCSELLRPLRFLVGLKHVALQKGFQFNDEVPYAATGLLAELVYRGECRASDLAQHRVVDASVVSRQVHQLEQAGMITRRPDPADRRVSLLRATPDGERALAALERRKAEWLSRALSEWDDDAVRRLVDLLSTAAKDLHRAAHAQEEVPADARRGAEPSTGAEPTSSAATPAAERPAPEHPGSERPTPQPPAPEPPAPERPTPERPAPRQPAPAATPAPAAQTPTTTEGA, translated from the coding sequence ATGGGACCCACGCCTGAACTCTGCAGCGAGCTGCTGCGCCCGCTGCGCTTCCTGGTCGGCCTCAAGCACGTGGCGTTGCAGAAAGGCTTCCAGTTCAACGACGAAGTGCCCTACGCCGCGACCGGTCTGCTGGCCGAGCTCGTGTACCGCGGCGAGTGCCGGGCCTCCGACCTCGCCCAGCACCGGGTCGTCGACGCCTCGGTGGTCAGCAGGCAGGTGCACCAGCTCGAACAGGCCGGGATGATCACGCGCCGCCCCGACCCCGCCGACCGGCGGGTCTCGCTGCTGCGCGCGACGCCCGACGGCGAGCGCGCGCTCGCCGCGCTGGAGCGCCGCAAGGCGGAGTGGCTCAGCCGGGCGCTGAGCGAGTGGGACGACGACGCCGTCCGGCGGCTGGTCGACCTCCTGTCGACGGCGGCGAAAGACCTGCACCGCGCGGCCCACGCGCAGGAGGAGGTCCCGGCGGACGCGCGGCGGGGCGCCGAGCCGTCCACCGGCGCGGAGCCCACGTCCTCCGCGGCGACGCCCGCAGCCGAGCGGCCCGCACCCGAACACCCCGGGTCCGAGCGGCCCACGCCACAGCCGCCCGCACCCGAGCCGCCCGCACCCGAGCGGCCCACGCCTGAGCGGCCCGCACCTCGACAACCCGCGCCGGCCGCGACGCCCGCGCCCGCGGCGCAAACGCCCACGACGACGGAAGGAGCCTGA